The Spartobacteria bacterium sequence ACACGTCAGCCGCACCACGGGGGGCAGCGAAAAAATCAATGTAGCTATGACGCCCGGAACGGGACCCAGCTTGAAAAAGAGTACAGCCGGAATCAAGTAGACAAACGCGGGCAAGGTCTGCATAAAGTCAAGAACCGGTCGGATAATGCGATCAGCACAGGTGTTTTTTGAGGCCCAGATACCCAGTGGCAGGCCTGCCACCAGTGCGATAAATACAGAGGCAATAACCAGTGCCAGCGTATCCATGGTGGCTTCCCACAATCGCATATTCCAAATCAGCAGCATGCCGATCGCTGTAAACAAGGCCAGGCCGCGTCGTGACAAGGCCAGAGCCATTCCCACCATAATACCGATCACGATGAGCGGATGAGGAAACATCAGACTGGCGGCCAGAAAATCAATGATCGAGGTGACGCCTGCACCAATCTGGTCAAAAACGGTACGCATGTGCACCGTCAATTGATCAATAATAAACTCAAAACTTTGTCCTATAGGTAAGCGATACATATTCTTCTCCAGTTTAAAGTTTTGCGTCGATATTGGTATCCACATCCATATCATCCAGCGGAACCAGTGCGTTATCATCCTGAGCATCTTCCACCACTTCGCGCATGATGGTTGCTCTATCAACAATGCCTCGGAAGACGCCTTCTTCGGTAATAACGGCTACGGGATATTTTGCGGTCATTGCCTGAGCCAGCAAATTTTTTACCGGGGTGCATTCCTGAGCGACCAGCATATCCGTCTTTAGTACGTCAGTGAGCCGTAAATTTTTGTCCTTCTCGAGACGCAGCGCGTCATCGATGGTCAACAGGCCTTTCAGACAGCGGTCCTGATCAACCACAAAAATAGATGAAATACCGGACGCTTCCATTCTGCGGGCGGCGACGCGAGGGCCATCTTTCGGAATTTGGATGATTGATGCCTTTTTAAGGAAGGACGCCGCCGTCAGAACCTTGGTACGGTCTACATGCTGGACAAAGGCTTTTACATACTCATCGGCGGGGTCGGTTAGAATTTCTTCAGGGGTTCCCACCTGAACCACGGCACCATCTTTCATGATGGCGATGCGATCCCCGATTTTAAGTGCTTCATCCAGGTCATGGGTAATAAAGACGATGGTTTTATGCATCCGTGCCTGTAAGCCCAGCAATTCATCCTGCATTTGCGTTCGGATCAGTGGATCCAGAGCACTAAAGGCCTCATCCATCAGCAGCACTTCCGGATCGTTGGCCAAAGCACGGGCTAATCCCACCCGCTGCTGCATGCCGCCGCTCAGTTCCGATGGCATGGAATCGGCGTAAGGAGTTAATCCTACCAGTTCCAGAGCGTGTTCGGCCTTGGTGCGGCGTTCCGCTTTTTTCATGCCGGAAATTTCGAGTCCAAACTCAACATTCTTGATAACGGAACGCTGAGGCAGCAACCCGAAATGCTGAAAAACCATGGACAATTTAGTGCGGCGGGTGTGCTGCAACTGAGATCTAGACATTTTCATAATGTCTTCTCCATCAATCATTACATTGCCGCTGGTGACATCGATTAAGCGGTTGAGACTACGGATAACCGTTGATTTACCGCTTCCTGACAGCCCCATAACAACGAATATTTCACGTTGGTTGATTTCGAATGAGACGTCATTCATTCCGACTGTGCAGCCGGTTTCATTCAGTACATTTTCTTTGCTCACGCCTTCCTTCAACAGGCTGAATGCCCGATGCGTATCACGACCAAAAATTTTGTACACATTTTCAAGTTTTATAATAGCAGTCATTTGATCCTTCCAAATGGCTTGCAGCTGCTCTGTTGCAGCCTAAGTTTATGCGTCTTAACATGTAATGCTAAGACTTGGTGGATGTAATCATCCGATTTTGACAACTCCGGTTATAGGAGTTAAAAGACGCGTTCATAACGCCAAGTATGCAAGGCATACAAAAAATAAGTGCATCCAAAAGAACACACATCATGCTCTCCATCAACAAAAATCGAAATTATGTATATTTTACAATATTATGTAATGTCATTCGTTGTTCCTTATGTGCGCACTGAATCTGATTCGAATTATTTGGGATTACGTAATGTTTATGAAACGTTTTTTGTGGCTACCTGCCGCCGTATTGCTTTGTCTGAGTACAAAGGCAAATCTGGCTAATGCGCAGGATCCCGCCGTTGATTTTGAGGATATGAGTATTGAGGAACTACTGGACTACGAGCTAACATCCATTTCGAAAAAAAGTCGGCTTATTTCCGAAACTGATGCCGCTGTTTCCGTTGTAACAGCGCAGGAAATTCGTGCAGCAGGTATTCAGACCGTGGCAGATGCGCTGCGGCTTGTCCCTGGCGTATATGTGCAGCATTCGGGAAATAATATGTGGGATGTGTCGATTCGGGGGCTTAACAGCACCGTAGGGCAGCAACTGCTGTTTATGGTGGATGGTCGCAGCGTTATTTCTCCTCTTTATTCGTCGGTCGACTGGACTCGTGTACAATTAACGGTGGAACAAATCGAACGGATTGAAGTGATCCGAGGCCCGGCGACGGCTGTTTGGGGAGCCAATGCGGTCAATGGGGCGATCAATGTTATTACGAAAAAGGCGGGCGATTCACAGGGAACGCAGGTGGTATCCGGTGGTGGAAATACTGTGCAGCGCAGCAGTGTCTCCCATGGATCGAATCTCAGCGATCATTGGAGCCAGTTGGTCACGGCCTCGGTTACGCACGATGACACGGTGAATGCCGATTCCGGAGCGTCCCATCGTCCGGGCCTTTATGGCTATGAAACGGCGGAATATTACAACGCAACGGTCGATCTTCGGTTAGATTATGAAAAGGATGATCTGCAAGCCTCGATTCAGGGTCAGTTCCAACGAAGCTGGATGTCTGATGTCGCATACTCTGATTTTTCACTTACCAGTCCGTATCGCACGACCTATGAAGAAGCGGTCGTTATCAGCAGCGGATTTCTGTCTGGCAACTGGCAGCATTTTCTGAGCGACGCGCTGGAGCAGCGCGGTTCCGCCAGTTATTCATTGACCGAAATGGATATGGGCGATTACGGGAATGCCATATACGATGTTTTGAATATATCCGAGGTCTTTCAATACGCATCTCTGACGGGCCATGATATAACTGGCGGTATCGAATTCCAATACAGCAGTTTCGATGAGAATACGACCGATCCGTTGTTCGGCGGCAATGAAGATGCGGCGAATCGCTACAGTGTATTTTTTAATGATGAGTTCGACATGTATAACGATGTGCTTTTCCTTACTATAGGAACCGAATTGGAATACAGTGATAATACCGATTTTCAATGGCAGCCAACCCTGCGGCTTCGGTGGACTCCGCAATCAAAACAAACGTGGTGGGTTGCCGTGTCGCGTGCTATACGAACCCCGTCCTATGGTGAACTGTATGGGGAGACGACCCGGGGAGTCCGCCCTGAAGAAGTGGATGATTCTTATGTAACCGTTTTGCTTGGAAATGAAGATCTTGAAGCGGTTCGTCTGTATTCATGGGAACTGGGGTGGCGTTATACGGTATCGCATGCGTTGTCCTGGGATGCGACGGCATATTATAACGAATACAGTCATCTTGCGACGTTGGAACAGCAGTCGACACCGGTAGTATATCAATATGATGGCGAAGAATATACGATATATCCTCTTGAGTTTGCCGATACACGTGATGGACAGACCTGCGGAGCTGAACTGGCTGTAGCGATCCATCCGGTGGCTCCCTGGTCGTTGAAACTCGCGTATACCGTTGAATATTCACATTTCGATGACACCGATGAAAGCGGCGACAGTCCGTTTTTATATGGCAGTTATCCCCACAATCAGTGTTCTGTTTTGTCGATCTGGAATGTGACACCACGTTTTATCTTTTCGCAGTGGCTCCGGTATATAGATAACGATACGGAAGGGAATTTGCCGGCCTATTTCGACCTGAACCTGAATATGGTCTGGGATATCAGCCGTTATTGGGACATATCGCTCAGTGGAGAGCATTTACTTTCGCCAGACATTCAGGAGGCCGAGGGGGTTTCTATTCCTCGCGCTTTTTACTTAAAACTGATCTGGTCCTACTGAGTCCTGGTGAATGAATATGAATGTATTACACAACCTGCACTGGTTTAGGCGCTGTACTTCAGCAGCACGGTATACACATGGGCTTGTGCTTTGCGTGCTTCTCGGTACTGCTCTTGTTTGCAGGGGCGAATCCCGAGCCGGTCATGAAGAGTCCCGCTTAAAAACGGTGCTGGTAGCTCGGTTTGCTAAGTATACAGCGTGGCCGGTGGATGTCATGACGCGCGATGCCGATGCGCCTTTGATCATAACGGCGGTAGATCGTGCGGCTTTTCAACCGTATTTTGATGCGCTCAGCAAAAAAACATTTCGCGGACGGGAACTTGTATTTGTCGATGCCGATACACTGCGTCGCACAGGCCGCACGCCGGATATGGTTTATATAAATACGGAAGATGCAGCGGAGATGCAGCGGGTGCTGGATACCTATCGGGGTCTTCCGGTGCTGACCGTGGGTGAAGGGAATGCTTTTGCCCACAACGGAGGGATGATCGGAATGGTTTACTCGGGCCGAAAAATCCGGCTGGCGATTAACGTGGACGCCGTTCAGTCCGTCGGATTGCAGTTGAGTTCGGATTTATTGAGTCTCTCGCAGGTCGACCTGGTTACCCGCCCGGCGGATAAGGATAACGAATAATGGAGATGCATCCGCTGTTGCAACGATGGCTGGACAGGTTCCGCCCCAAAAACTATTCCATCCGTTCCAAACTGCTCAGTGCTATGATGGTCAGCACGCTCTGCTACTTCATCCTTGCGGCCATTTTGTTTATGTGGCTGGCCTATCGCAGTGAGCAGAAAAGTCTGGTTACTGAAATAAACAGCATTGCCGGAGTGGTGGGCAAAAACTGTGTCGCGGCGCTGGATTTCTTTGATGTTCAGGCGGCAACGGAACGGTTGCCCGCTCTGGCCGCAGATAAGGAGATTGTAGCCGCCTGTATTTATGATGCCGATGGAAAGGTCTTTGCTACCTATGAAACAGGTGTGAAAACAGTATTGCATGAGGAAGAGACGCGATCTGAGTCAGCTGTTTTCCGCAATGATATGCTGCTGGTTTATCGTCCTGTTCTCTCTGAAGGCCAGCCTGTTGGCGGTATTGCCATTGAGGTTCAGCTGAGTGCCCTTCGTAAAAGAATTCAAAGCCGTTTTCTATGGATTGGCCTGTGTATCTTATTGGCCAGCGGTATGTCATTTATCGTTTCGACGCGTATGCAGCGGCTGATTCTGGGGCCTGTTTTCCATTTGGCGGCACTGGCGCGCAAGGTATCGGAACAGCGAGATTATTCATTGCGAACCAATTGGTTTTCTAAAGACGAAGCAGGACAGTTAGCCCGGAGTTTTGACGATATGCTTTCGGAAATACAGAAACGTGATCAGGAACTTGAAAAGCATCGTGAACATCTCGAAGAAATGATTGCGCAGCGAACAGAAGAATTGTGCATCGCGAAAGATAAAGCCGAATCGGCGGCAAAGGCGAAAAGTGTGTTTCTTGCAACCATGAGTCATGAATTGCGTACGCCCCTGAATGTTATTTTGGGCTATGCGCAGATGTTGCTGGCTGGAAAGGATTGTTCGGCAAAAGGCATGACGTCGATTGAGATGATTCAGCATAGCGGCGAGCATCTGCTATTACTGATCAATGATGTCCTTGATATTTCACGCATTGAGGCCAATCGAATGCAGCTCGATATGGCGGACGTTTCGCTTCAGGATATCGTATCCACCAGCGTGGGAATGATTCAAGTTCGTGCCAACGAAAAAGGACTGAAGTTTATCTATGAGGATGACGGGGCTTTACCGGCCTGTATTCAGACCGATGCCAAGCGGCTTCGCCAGATTCTATTGAATCTGCTGAGTAATGCAGTAAAATATACCGAAGAAGGTACGGTGTGTCTTGTCATTACGCATAAGCAGGATTCGCTCTGCTTTTCTGTTCGTGATACAGGCATCGGCATCCCTGACGAACAGTTGGAAACGATCTTTGAACCGTTCATGCAAGTGCCATGCAAAAGCCGCATCCGCGATGGATCCGGGTTGGGGTTGGCTATTTGTAGCAATCTGCTCCGGATGATGGGAAGTGAACTGCATGTGGAAAGCTGCCTCGGACAGGGAAGCTGTTTCTCTTTTACTCTGCATGACGTGGTTATACATACCGGGCAGTTCGTTGAATATATGGAGCTCTCCGATTCAAGCAGCTCTGTGATTCATTCTGAACCCGTTGATCCTGAGTCGATTATTCGTTTTCCTGCCAGTGACATGGATCAGGCATATCATCTGTGCTGTATGGGGGATATCACGGGACTGAAATCAGAATTAATCTTCTTACAGGAACAATTTCCTCAAAATAAAGAGTGGCTTCAGAAATGTTGTGTTCTGGCGGATCGCTTTTTAGTGGATGAGGTGAAAACCCAAATAAAATTAGTGACGGGAGTGTGATTATGCCTTGCGGAAAGAAGGATAAAGAAACCATTTTAATTGCAGACGATCAGCCGGAAAACATGCAGCTGCTCCTGGAATGCCTGGAAGGCGAAGGCTATACGGTGTATGTCGCAAAAAATGGACTCAGTGCGATGGAGCGCGCTATTTATGCGCATCCTGATCTCATTATTCTTGATGTAATGATGCCCGTTATGAACGGTTTTGAAGCGTGCCGCCGTTTAAAAGAGACGGCCGGCGTACGGGATATTCCTGTTTTATTTATGTCGGCTCTTTCTGACTCGGCGGATCGCGTCGAAGGATTTGATGCCGGGGGCGTAGATTATATTACAAAACCTATTTTTATTAAGGAAGTGCTCGCCCGTGTCCGCACACATTTACAGCTGATTCGATCCATGCGTGAACTCCAGAATGCGCTGGAGACGAAAGATGCCTTGCTGTCTGTTATGATTCAGACCCCGCAGATGCCGCTTACCACAGACATTGTTGATTTGAAAACGCTTATGAGGGACGTTCATTATCAACGTTCCGAGGAGGAACAGGATGCATTTTTTGAAACCATTCAGGGCGCGGCCCGGCGCACGATGTTACTGGCCAGGGAAGTATTCAGGTGGGCTGAATCGAGACGAGACCACGCGTAGCCAGAGAGGGCTGGCTAACTGGGAATACCCGTTTTGCGACACCATAACCCGGAGAACATAATGAAAAATGTAGCGACGATTCTTATTGTTGACGATGAACAGAAAAACATTCAGATGCTGTACACGATGCTTGAAGAAGAAGGTTATCGTGTTCTGATTGCACGAAATGGACAGGCCGCGATAGAAAGTTGCGAAATGGCCGCTCCCGACTGCATCCTGCTCGATGTAATGATGCCCGGACTTGATGGCTTTGAAACCTGTGCGCGATTTAAAACCATAAAAAATGCATCAAGCATTCCCGTGATTTTCATGACCGCACTGGCCGATGAAGAGAGTAAACGGAAAGCTTTTCAGATTGGCGGCGTGGATTATGTAACCAAGCCGTTTCTCCGCAGCGAGCTTTTAGCTCGTATCAAAACCCATCTTGAGTTGTACCGTACGCAACAGGATCTACTGCGCAGCAATGCCGAAAAAGACCGCATCTTATCTGTGGTCGCCCATGATATGGGACATCCCTTTTCGTGTCTTTACTTCAAAACGGTTCAGCTTAGTGCTGAATGCGCTACTTTGGGCAGAAAAGAAATAATGGAATGCAGCAATGCTATCAGTCAGCAGGCTCATCGCTGCTATGAAATGGCCGATAATCTGCTGCACTGGGCACGCACGCAGGGGGATAAGGTTACGGCCGAATGCAGTAGTTTCAATGTATCTGTTTTACTGGATGATGTTATGGCTCTGTTCCGTCCCTTGGCCGAGGAGAAAAACATTCATATTCAGCTGTGTTCAGATCATACGGTTCATGCCTTCGCCGACCCAAAACTGATCGGAATCGTGCTCCGGAATATCTTGTCCAACGCCGTTAAGTTTACGCCGGAAAACGGGATGGTTTCGATGGCCGCAAAATGTATCCCTCATGACAAAATACAGATTTCCGTGACAGATACGGGTGTCGGCATGTCGGAGGAACGCATTGCCGAGATCCTTTGTCGTGGTGCGGCGAATAGCCAGGCCGGAACCAACGGGGAACCCGGGTGCGGTATGGGGCTTCAAATCAGCAGGGATATGCTGGCGTTGATGCAGGGTGAAATGAAGATCTCCAGTTCCGATAAGGGAACAACCATCATTGTTGTACTGCCGATAGGTGATACATCGTATATCATCGAGGATTCTGTCAGGATCCCTGCGCAGTATACATTGCAGGGCATTGTTGGTCTGTACGAATCCTGTGCCGCGAATGGGCGGAAAGTCCTGATCGTAGATGATGATGCAGCAACCCGCAAAACCATTGTATCCATTTTGAGTCCCTATTTTTCATGCGATGAAGCGTCGACCGGCAAGGAAGCGGTGGCACGGGTCGAAAAGGCGCTCAATGCCTCCGAATATTACGATCTAATTTGCATGGATGTGGAAATGCCCGGCATCTCCGGCATCGAAACCATCGAACAAATTCGCTTTAAAGAGGCCGGCCATGGTCGCCAGTGGTGGCAGACCGGAGCGGATATTATCATGATATCAGGACACAAAGAAACCGATGTGATTGTCAGCTGCTACGATTATTCCTGCCGAACCTATCTGTTTAAACCCTTTGATCCTCAGGAACTGCTCGATAAGCTTGTACTGCTTAACTTTGTCCGGCTGCGATAGATGGCAGCTGTAGACTTCTCAGCCGGCAAAACCGGTTTGACGTAAGGCTTCATAAAGAACAATAGCGACGGAATTAGACAGGTTCATGGAGCGAATAGCCTCGCGCCGCATGGGAATGGTGAGGATATGGTCGGCAAACTCTTGATGCAGTTCCTCGGGCAGTCCTCTGGTTTCACTGCCGAAGATAAAGACATCACCCGGCTCGTAGTGCACCTCGCTGTAGCGTGTCACGCCCCTGGTGCTGAGTAAGAAGCAGCGACGCAGAGGAAATTTCTCAAAGAAGGCGGCAATATTGCGATGGCGTTCCACGTGAACGGCATCCCAGTAGTCCAGTCCGGCCCGCTTCATGGACTGACTTGTCAGGCGAAATCCCAGTGGTTCGATTAAGTGTAACCACGCTCCGGTTCCTGCACATAACCGAGCTATATTCCCCGTATTCGGCGGGATATCCGGTTCGTATAAAACGATATGAAAACAGGGGGATGTTTCTGCTGCCTGAGTCATTGTTCTTCCTTATCTAAGAAAATCAGCCCTGCCGTGACCAAACACGACAGGGCTCTGTTCTGAACCGGCAATGAATGTACTTGTTTATGAATAAACGGCCAATGATTTTTCGCTCGATGCATCAAAAAGGTGAACGGCATCCAAATCCATGTGCAGCGTCAAGTCATCCCCGCAGACTTCGACCG is a genomic window containing:
- a CDS encoding proline/glycine betaine ABC transporter permease, producing the protein MYRLPIGQSFEFIIDQLTVHMRTVFDQIGAGVTSIIDFLAASLMFPHPLIVIGIMVGMALALSRRGLALFTAIGMLLIWNMRLWEATMDTLALVIASVFIALVAGLPLGIWASKNTCADRIIRPVLDFMQTLPAFVYLIPAVLFFKLGPVPGVIATLIFSLPPVVRLTCLGIRQVPEDIRQAAISFGCSRGQLLFKAELPVALPTIMAGINQTIMLALSMVVIAGMIGAGGLGNVVLKGITQLKIDKGFEGGISIVILAIFLDRITQAVGEHCRKNNK
- a CDS encoding glycine betaine/L-proline ABC transporter ATP-binding protein, producing MTAIIKLENVYKIFGRDTHRAFSLLKEGVSKENVLNETGCTVGMNDVSFEINQREIFVVMGLSGSGKSTVIRSLNRLIDVTSGNVMIDGEDIMKMSRSQLQHTRRTKLSMVFQHFGLLPQRSVIKNVEFGLEISGMKKAERRTKAEHALELVGLTPYADSMPSELSGGMQQRVGLARALANDPEVLLMDEAFSALDPLIRTQMQDELLGLQARMHKTIVFITHDLDEALKIGDRIAIMKDGAVVQVGTPEEILTDPADEYVKAFVQHVDRTKVLTAASFLKKASIIQIPKDGPRVAARRMEASGISSIFVVDQDRCLKGLLTIDDALRLEKDKNLRLTDVLKTDMLVAQECTPVKNLLAQAMTAKYPVAVITEEGVFRGIVDRATIMREVVEDAQDDNALVPLDDMDVDTNIDAKL
- a CDS encoding YfiR family protein, with the translated sequence MNMNVLHNLHWFRRCTSAARYTHGLVLCVLLGTALVCRGESRAGHEESRLKTVLVARFAKYTAWPVDVMTRDADAPLIITAVDRAAFQPYFDALSKKTFRGRELVFVDADTLRRTGRTPDMVYINTEDAAEMQRVLDTYRGLPVLTVGEGNAFAHNGGMIGMVYSGRKIRLAINVDAVQSVGLQLSSDLLSLSQVDLVTRPADKDNE
- a CDS encoding HAMP domain-containing protein, producing MEMHPLLQRWLDRFRPKNYSIRSKLLSAMMVSTLCYFILAAILFMWLAYRSEQKSLVTEINSIAGVVGKNCVAALDFFDVQAATERLPALAADKEIVAACIYDADGKVFATYETGVKTVLHEEETRSESAVFRNDMLLVYRPVLSEGQPVGGIAIEVQLSALRKRIQSRFLWIGLCILLASGMSFIVSTRMQRLILGPVFHLAALARKVSEQRDYSLRTNWFSKDEAGQLARSFDDMLSEIQKRDQELEKHREHLEEMIAQRTEELCIAKDKAESAAKAKSVFLATMSHELRTPLNVILGYAQMLLAGKDCSAKGMTSIEMIQHSGEHLLLLINDVLDISRIEANRMQLDMADVSLQDIVSTSVGMIQVRANEKGLKFIYEDDGALPACIQTDAKRLRQILLNLLSNAVKYTEEGTVCLVITHKQDSLCFSVRDTGIGIPDEQLETIFEPFMQVPCKSRIRDGSGLGLAICSNLLRMMGSELHVESCLGQGSCFSFTLHDVVIHTGQFVEYMELSDSSSSVIHSEPVDPESIIRFPASDMDQAYHLCCMGDITGLKSELIFLQEQFPQNKEWLQKCCVLADRFLVDEVKTQIKLVTGV
- a CDS encoding response regulator, giving the protein MPCGKKDKETILIADDQPENMQLLLECLEGEGYTVYVAKNGLSAMERAIYAHPDLIILDVMMPVMNGFEACRRLKETAGVRDIPVLFMSALSDSADRVEGFDAGGVDYITKPIFIKEVLARVRTHLQLIRSMRELQNALETKDALLSVMIQTPQMPLTTDIVDLKTLMRDVHYQRSEEEQDAFFETIQGAARRTMLLAREVFRWAESRRDHA
- a CDS encoding response regulator, producing the protein MKNVATILIVDDEQKNIQMLYTMLEEEGYRVLIARNGQAAIESCEMAAPDCILLDVMMPGLDGFETCARFKTIKNASSIPVIFMTALADEESKRKAFQIGGVDYVTKPFLRSELLARIKTHLELYRTQQDLLRSNAEKDRILSVVAHDMGHPFSCLYFKTVQLSAECATLGRKEIMECSNAISQQAHRCYEMADNLLHWARTQGDKVTAECSSFNVSVLLDDVMALFRPLAEEKNIHIQLCSDHTVHAFADPKLIGIVLRNILSNAVKFTPENGMVSMAAKCIPHDKIQISVTDTGVGMSEERIAEILCRGAANSQAGTNGEPGCGMGLQISRDMLALMQGEMKISSSDKGTTIIVVLPIGDTSYIIEDSVRIPAQYTLQGIVGLYESCAANGRKVLIVDDDAATRKTIVSILSPYFSCDEASTGKEAVARVEKALNASEYYDLICMDVEMPGISGIETIEQIRFKEAGHGRQWWQTGADIIMISGHKETDVIVSCYDYSCRTYLFKPFDPQELLDKLVLLNFVRLR
- a CDS encoding tRNA (cytidine(34)-2'-O)-methyltransferase, with protein sequence MTQAAETSPCFHIVLYEPDIPPNTGNIARLCAGTGAWLHLIEPLGFRLTSQSMKRAGLDYWDAVHVERHRNIAAFFEKFPLRRCFLLSTRGVTRYSEVHYEPGDVFIFGSETRGLPEELHQEFADHILTIPMRREAIRSMNLSNSVAIVLYEALRQTGFAG